The Filimonas lacunae genomic sequence GTACCTATTCGCAGGGATGGGGCACTGTGGAACAAAGCTTAAGCCAGCGATCTATTAACAGCACCAGGCAGGTAGATGCTGCCTTGCAGATAGATGCCGGTAAGCTATTGCCTTCACAGGCAGGTATCACCATGCCTATGTATGCAGGATATAGCAAAACAGTGGCTACTCCTGAATACGATCCGTACAACCTTGATATCAAACTCAGTTCACAGTTAAAGAAAACCAGCAAATCTAAACGGGATTCTATTTTAAATAATGCGCGCGATATCTCTACCATGCAAACACTTACGTTTACCAATGTACGTTTTGGTAAAGTGCCGGCTAAGCCTAAGCTATGGAGCCTGAGTAATTTTGATTTTACGTTTGCCTATACCAGAACATCGGCAACCAGTTCGGTGATATCGTTGAATGACATGCGTAAATACCGGGGTGGTTTTGGATATACTTTTAACGGCACGGCTAAATATATACAGCCTTTTAAAGGTATGAAGTGGAAAACGGGGTGGCTGCAATTAATAAGAGATTTTAATATCAATCTAAATCCTTCACTCATCAGCTTTCGAACGGATGTTAACCGACAAATGGGCATGTATACCCCCCGTATTGTAAACACTTCTACCAATACTATTACACGTGTAGATACTACCTATAATAAGAAATTCACGTTCGACAGGTACTATAATCTGCGGTGGGATCTTTCCCGTTCGCTTAACATTGATTTCAGCGCTACCAACAGGGCTATTATAGATGAGCCGGAAGGAAAGCTGGATACCAAACAAAAGCGCGACAGTGTATGGAAAACCTTCTGGAAAGGCGGGCGGCCTTTATCGTACCAACAAAAACTATCTGCATCCTATACATTACCCTTAGCTAAGTTTCCGCTAACCAACTGGATTACTACACGGTATACCTATGGCGCTTCTTACGCTTACACTTCGGCCAGTTTATCGGCCAAGTACCTGGGTAATACATTGCAAAACAGCCTGGACCATAACGTTACTGCCGAGCTGGACTTTGCCCGTTTGTATAGTAAATGGAAATGGCTGGCCCGTGTAAGCCAGGGTAGCACGCCTGTAAAGCAAAATAAACCGGTAAAGACCACCGCAACTATACCAGCTAAAGCAATTAAACCAGTGGCATTGCCGCCTTTACCGGAAAGGGATGAGGTGATCAAAGACCTTCATGGAAAAGCAAAGCGAAAGGCATTGCGCCAATGGCGGCATGCTAAAAGAGAACGTCGCAGACAGGAAAGGGAAAAGGCGGCTGCAACGGCCCAGCCTGCCGAAATAACCAAAGCGGTTACCTCCCTGGTTACCATGGTAAAGCGGGCTTCTATCAGCTATACCACCAATGTGAACAGTTATGTGCCGGGCTATATGGATAGCTCGCAGTTTCTGGGACAAAACTGGAAAAGCATGCAGCCGGGGTTGGATTATATATTTGGTAAGCAGCCCAATGCACAATGGATGGAGCAAAAGGCGCGCCTGGGTTTGCTCAGCGCCGATTCTACTTTTAATGATTACTTTCAGCAGGGCTTTTCGCAACAGTTTAATATGGCGGCTACTTTGCAACCATTAAAGGATTTTACGATAGAAGTAACTGTGCAAAAAACGTTCTCTAAAACCTATAGCGAACTGTTTAAAGATACTACGGGATCAGGCCTGCACTTTTCACATTTAAGCGGCACAGCCAACGGCGGTTTTAGTGTATCGTTTATCAGTTTTCAAACCCTGTTTCGTAAAAGCAGCCCATCGCAGGTGTCAGAAACATTTAAAACCTTTCAGAATAACCGTTTAATTGTGTCGTCGCGTATGGCGCGTTTAAATGCTTATCAGGATGGTACTAAAACGGTGGATGGATATTATACCGGGTATGGCCGTTATTCGCAAAACGTGCTGATACCAGCGTTCGTGGCAGCCTACACCAATAAGGATGCCCATAAAATAGCTTTGCTCAATGAATCCAACACAGGCATTACTTCCAATCCTTTTTCGGGTATAAAGCCTTTACCTAACTGGAACGCTACCTACTCGGGCCTTACCCGTATACCGGCGCTGAGCAGCCTATTCAGCAGCATTGTTTTTACACATGCCTATTCCGGCACTTTAAGTATGAACAGTTATTCCAGTGATCTTACATTTAACGATCCGCTGCATTTGGGTACACCGGGTTTTATTGATAGCACCTCCGGTAACTTTGTGCCTTATTACATTGTGCCTAACATTACTATTCAAGAGCAGTTCAGCCCGCTGATAGGCATAGATGTAACCACGTTAAAACAGCTGAATGTGCACCTGAAGTACAACAGAAGCCGGCAGTTGAGTTTAAGTCTGAGCGATTACCAGTTGAGTGAGGTGCAAAGCAGTGGCTGGGATTTTGGCTTAAGCTGGAGAACGCATGGCTTAGATCTGCCTTTTACCCTGCCGTTTATGAAAGCAGGGCAAAAGAGACTGCAAAACGATTTGGGTATTACTGTTGATTTCAGTTACCGGCGTGATGCACAAAGCACCAGTGTACTGGATGAAAACGTTACTTATGTTACCGGTGGACAAAGAGTCATCAAACTATCTCCTTCTATTGACTACACATTGAATAAACGCATTAATATCTCGTTCTATTTCGACAGGCAAAAGAGCATTCCCTATGTGTCTACTTCTTCGCCCATAACAGTTACTAAAGGAGGTGTGAAAGTGCGGATAGCCTTAACAAAGTAAAGGTTACCGGATCAATACAATAGTACCTTTTCGTTCTACTGTTCTGCCGGTGTAGTCAACAGCTTGCGCAGTATATACATAGGTGCCGCTGGCCTGTGGTTCGCCATCATAACGGCCATCCCAGCCTTTACCTTCTTCGGTGGTGTAAAACATTTGCCTGCCCCAGCGGTTGTATATTCTAAAGAATTTCAGCTGCTTCATACCGGCCAGTATAGGCTTAATAATATCGTTCAGGCCATCGGCATTCGGTGTAAAGCCGCTGGGTACAAATATTTCCGGTTGTGTGGTAAACACCCGAACCGTAACCTGGTCATCTGCATAGCAGCCTTCTGCTGTATACACTCTTACTGTATAAGTGATGGTGTCGCCACCAGTGTAATAAATAAATACAGGATCAGCCGAATTAGTGCTGTTTAATGCTGTGGAAGGTGACCATACATAGTTAACACCTCCGGTGGCATGTAGTTGAACCGGTTGTCCTACCACTACGTTGGTATCATTGCCGGCAAAGGCTTTTACCGGCGGCAATACGGTTATCAGCACAGAATCTTTTACAGGCTTAGGGCAGCCCAAGGTGTCTGTAACAGAAATATAGTAGGTGGTGGTGGCTTGTGGCCCTACAATAGGATTCAGTGTATTGGTGTTGAGCATGGATTTGGTTGGCGACCATTGAAAATGCGCAGCGGTAGTTGTGGCATGTATAGTAGCAAGGTCGGCAAAACAAAGTGTGGTATCACCTGTAGCCACAACAGTGGGGTAGGGTACTACAATAATATTGGTTGAGGTATTGGCGGTACACTTACCCAGCCGGGCTTCTACAAAATAGGTGATATTATTAAGCGGCGCCGCTTTAGGATATTTAATGGTAGTGCTGCTTAATCCGGTGGCAGGCGTCCAGGTATATTGCAGGCCATGACTTACCGGGCGAAGGGTAATGCTATCTGTTTGGCAAATAGTAGTATCCACGGGCAACTGCACGGTAATAAAGTCCAGCACGTTTACTTTAATAGAATCGGTATTGGTACAGCCGCGGTCAGTAAGGGTTACTATGTAAGTGGTAGTGTCTTTAGGATATACCAGTGGATTATTGGTGTTGGCGTTTATAATGTTATAATTAGGCGTCCATTGAAAGGTGCCCGTGCCGTAGGCTATTAATGGCAGGGTGTCTACGCTGCATATTAAAGTGTCTTTAAAAGGCAATGTTATGGGCGGCCTTGCCGATATCACCACTGCCTTAGTAGTAGTGTCTTTACAGCCCTTGCTATTGGTAACTATCAGCTGCACATTTACGTTGGCAGGGGCGGGGTATAAGTAGCTGGGATTACGTATATGCGATGTATCTGCCTGGGTGGTGTTATCGCCAAAG encodes the following:
- a CDS encoding PKD domain-containing protein, producing the protein MKKLILLILFSGIATSLLADHLKGGWIQYEYLGPGISSNTSRYQVTVNQYLSCASQQRQIDQVVYLGVFDAVTDAYQYTLNIRHTDSIIAQKVWFSPCISPVPDICYRIDKYTTTIELANNDNGYTLAVQRCCRIQGIVNVFNSSNVGVTYTNTIPGKVNSLPFYDNNSPVFAQKDTAVVCYNSPFTFDFSATDKDGDSLVYSFTDGIIGGSAGNNGGAQPNPPSNPPYASVPYNGSYSGTTPLGNDVTIDKFSGIISGRAPSQTGDYAVAVVVMEYRKGVLIGQTRKEIHITVANCSLSAALLDPEYISCNSFTNSFFNESTNSNITSYLWDFGVPNITTDTSHQANPTYTYADTGVYTIKLTVVAGAGCTDSASAKVRVFPGFVPDFNVNGSCYLNSFLFTDATQTTYGVVDSWSWNFGDNTTQADTSHIRNPSYLYPAPANVNVQLIVTNSKGCKDTTTKAVVISARPPITLPFKDTLICSVDTLPLIAYGTGTFQWTPNYNIINANTNNPLVYPKDTTTYIVTLTDRGCTNTDSIKVNVLDFITVQLPVDTTICQTDSITLRPVSHGLQYTWTPATGLSSTTIKYPKAAPLNNITYFVEARLGKCTANTSTNIIVVPYPTVVATGDTTLCFADLATIHATTTAAHFQWSPTKSMLNTNTLNPIVGPQATTTYYISVTDTLGCPKPVKDSVLITVLPPVKAFAGNDTNVVVGQPVQLHATGGVNYVWSPSTALNSTNSADPVFIYYTGGDTITYTVRVYTAEGCYADDQVTVRVFTTQPEIFVPSGFTPNADGLNDIIKPILAGMKQLKFFRIYNRWGRQMFYTTEEGKGWDGRYDGEPQASGTYVYTAQAVDYTGRTVERKGTIVLIR